A single region of the Cystobacter ferrugineus genome encodes:
- a CDS encoding endonuclease/exonuclease/phosphatase family protein translates to MKYILAVGISMMVFGAFQVSTRPRTADPREASASATLFVPGALTVMTRSLGTELSGERVLEAPHAAYVPTRAAELFGRQPDATSRARTLADEVQYARPHLIGLQQVTELRLQSPGDALFGGTEPARTPYVDPLPLLLGELEARGLRYREVARVRNTDVEVPLRRGQELAFDDLRLTDFDIILARSDVTVHQVRTGNFLARREVKLPRMEPVELTRGWVSVEAEVEGQHYRFVSTHLEPAPGEEGLRVQLAQAEELIGLLRGETLPVVLVGDFNSPANLGLVGAPTYRELLLAGYVDVWTRRLGGALASGGGLTLGMTAMEERLNLVLVRTPVSPAPRQLGPVLAYGVGELHERRRFGPWRTDLSGVVARLRMPVSARN, encoded by the coding sequence GTTCGGCGCCTTCCAGGTGTCGACACGACCCCGGACGGCGGATCCGCGTGAGGCAAGCGCGTCCGCCACACTCTTCGTCCCGGGTGCCCTCACGGTCATGACGCGCAGTCTGGGCACGGAGCTGAGCGGGGAGCGGGTCCTGGAAGCCCCTCACGCGGCGTACGTGCCAACCCGTGCGGCGGAGTTGTTTGGCCGCCAACCGGATGCCACCTCGCGCGCCCGGACCCTCGCCGACGAGGTCCAATACGCCCGGCCCCACCTCATTGGCCTGCAGCAGGTGACCGAGTTGAGGCTCCAATCACCCGGGGACGCGCTCTTCGGGGGCACCGAGCCGGCGCGGACGCCCTACGTGGATCCGCTCCCCCTGCTGCTCGGCGAACTGGAGGCACGGGGCCTGCGTTACCGGGAGGTGGCCCGGGTGCGCAACACGGACGTGGAGGTGCCCCTGCGTCGGGGGCAGGAGTTGGCCTTCGACGATCTGCGCCTGACGGACTTCGACATCATCCTCGCGCGCTCGGACGTGACGGTGCACCAGGTGCGCACGGGCAACTTCCTGGCACGCCGCGAGGTGAAGCTGCCGCGCATGGAGCCGGTGGAGCTGACGCGCGGGTGGGTATCGGTGGAGGCCGAGGTGGAGGGGCAGCACTACCGCTTCGTCAGCACGCACCTGGAGCCCGCGCCGGGCGAGGAGGGCTTGCGCGTGCAGCTCGCACAGGCCGAGGAGCTGATCGGCTTGCTGCGGGGCGAGACGCTGCCGGTGGTGCTGGTGGGGGACTTCAACTCGCCGGCGAACCTGGGGCTGGTAGGCGCGCCCACCTACCGGGAGCTGCTGCTCGCGGGCTACGTGGACGTGTGGACGCGCCGCCTGGGAGGCGCGCTCGCCTCGGGAGGAGGCCTGACGCTGGGGATGACGGCCATGGAGGAGCGGCTCAACCTGGTGCTGGTGCGCACGCCCGTGTCGCCCGCGCCCCGTCAGCTCGGCCCGGTGCTGGCCTATGGCGTGGGGGAGCTGCACGAGCGGCGGCGCTTCGGGCCGTGGCGCACGGACCTGTCCGGTGTGGTGGCGCGCCTGCGCATGCCCGTGTCCGCGCGCAACTGA
- a CDS encoding WbqC family protein yields the protein MSEPPRVLVAEQPHYLPWLDFYEQLARADTLVVLDNVQWLRRGWQRRARVALPPGAPLPPPTEPAYQWLTIPLEGAHRDTRIGDLAVDTSQPWTRKHLATLTMLYGRRPYFRSQVLPRLEHFYAAAAGERGPGSLLRTLLSSMTLFAEPLGFAPRLVLASSLARSLPDKTERLADYCVQLGQDTYYSAVGSLYLRPGPFRERDVRLLWQKFRYPVYEQGRSGERFVVGLSIVDVLSNVPVDTVREWLAPSPWGPFARPAPEPER from the coding sequence GTGAGCGAGCCGCCCCGAGTCCTCGTCGCCGAGCAACCCCACTACCTGCCGTGGCTGGACTTCTACGAGCAGCTCGCGCGGGCGGACACGCTGGTGGTGCTGGACAACGTGCAGTGGCTGCGGCGGGGCTGGCAGCGCCGGGCGCGGGTGGCCCTGCCCCCTGGCGCTCCCCTGCCCCCGCCCACCGAGCCCGCCTACCAGTGGCTGACGATTCCCCTCGAGGGCGCCCATCGCGACACGCGCATCGGCGACCTGGCGGTGGACACGAGCCAGCCCTGGACGCGCAAGCACCTGGCCACGCTGACGATGCTCTACGGCCGCAGGCCCTACTTCCGCTCCCAGGTGCTGCCCCGGCTCGAGCACTTCTACGCCGCGGCGGCCGGTGAGCGCGGCCCCGGCTCGCTCTTGCGCACGCTGCTCTCGAGCATGACGCTCTTCGCCGAGCCCTTGGGGTTCGCGCCGCGCCTGGTCCTCGCCTCGAGCCTCGCGCGCTCACTGCCGGACAAGACCGAGCGCCTGGCGGACTACTGCGTCCAGCTCGGCCAGGACACGTACTACTCGGCGGTGGGCTCGCTCTACCTGCGGCCCGGCCCCTTCCGGGAGCGCGACGTGCGCCTGCTGTGGCAGAAGTTCCGCTATCCCGTGTACGAGCAGGGCCGCTCCGGCGAGCGCTTCGTGGTGGGCCTGTCCATCGTGGACGTGCTGTCCAACGTCCCCGTGGACACGGTGCGCGAGTGGCTCGCGCCCAGCCCCTGGGGGCCCTTCGCCCGGCCCGCTCCGGAGCCGGAGCGCTGA
- a CDS encoding ATPase, protein MAEQRRPGASPPGFESPDDIERDTSRTITPQEIPTVAAGPLSSPLRARPSPGLGAPPGPPRSPPTLAPSERRPVGPSAFLERRPAPPAEPRRSLTSVEPVADRRAPPPPPASEVEPSERRTTPPPPRLDTPPPFTEPQRRATPPGSGAEPPSVGSDSRRPGPPPPPSEPSAGVVERRTGASGGNPAGPERRTSTSTGRRALPTEAGEPPEGTRFWPAQPRTLEESGLTASMVEELVLKAIFYAGEMRGMDIANRLKLPTSVVDDVLEGLRRQKYIDIRGGGGSGLGKSTMIYQLTTFATDVLRQILDRNRYNGPAPVTLQEWIGAVKKQTIRGNRITRQRMEDKFGDLIIRDYIFDGIGPAMNSGRAIFFYGPPGNGKTAICQGMVNCFDGDIFIPHAILIDDFIVRIYDNILHKPVEEDAGAQSYDRRWVRCRRPLVVVGGELTLEMLDLVYSPEVKYYEAPFQMKATNGMLLIDDFGRQKVSPKDLLNRWIVPLESDVDMLTLHTGKKVQVPFDVFSAFSTNLDPSALVDDAFLRRVRYKLEVQRPDEDLFHQIFEVMCRKRGVDYDAGVVQYLIDTHYTPNSRAFAACQPRDLLDQMIDMAHYQGESPRLTHELVDAAVRSYFVRFDKDDSTAS, encoded by the coding sequence ATGGCCGAGCAGCGGAGGCCGGGGGCGAGTCCCCCCGGATTCGAGTCCCCCGACGACATCGAGCGAGATACCAGCCGCACCATTACTCCCCAGGAGATCCCCACGGTCGCGGCGGGCCCTCTCTCCTCGCCTCTCCGGGCCCGGCCGTCCCCTGGTCTCGGAGCGCCCCCAGGCCCGCCGAGGAGTCCGCCCACCCTGGCGCCGAGCGAGCGCCGGCCCGTCGGCCCCAGTGCCTTCCTCGAGCGCCGGCCCGCCCCCCCGGCCGAGCCCCGCCGGAGCCTGACCTCCGTGGAGCCGGTGGCCGACCGCCGCGCCCCTCCTCCTCCCCCCGCCTCCGAGGTCGAGCCCTCCGAGCGGCGGACCACGCCTCCCCCTCCGCGTCTGGACACGCCCCCTCCCTTCACCGAGCCGCAACGCCGTGCCACTCCGCCGGGCTCCGGCGCGGAGCCGCCGTCGGTGGGGAGCGACTCGCGCCGTCCGGGTCCTCCGCCGCCGCCCTCGGAGCCGTCCGCCGGGGTCGTCGAGCGCCGCACGGGCGCCTCGGGTGGCAATCCGGCCGGGCCCGAGCGCCGCACCAGCACCAGCACCGGACGCCGTGCCCTGCCCACCGAGGCGGGAGAGCCGCCGGAGGGCACGCGCTTCTGGCCCGCCCAGCCGCGCACGCTCGAGGAGTCCGGCCTCACCGCCAGCATGGTGGAGGAGCTCGTCCTCAAGGCCATCTTCTACGCGGGCGAGATGCGGGGCATGGACATCGCCAACCGCCTCAAGCTGCCCACCTCCGTGGTGGATGACGTGCTCGAGGGCCTGCGCCGCCAGAAGTACATCGACATCCGCGGCGGTGGCGGCTCGGGCCTCGGCAAGTCCACGATGATCTACCAGCTCACCACGTTCGCCACGGACGTGCTGCGGCAGATCCTCGATCGCAACCGCTACAACGGCCCCGCTCCCGTCACGCTCCAGGAGTGGATTGGCGCCGTGAAGAAGCAGACCATCCGCGGCAACCGCATCACCCGCCAGCGGATGGAGGACAAGTTCGGCGACCTCATCATCCGCGACTACATCTTCGACGGCATCGGTCCGGCGATGAACTCCGGGCGCGCCATCTTCTTCTACGGACCTCCGGGCAACGGCAAGACGGCCATCTGCCAGGGGATGGTCAACTGCTTCGATGGGGACATCTTCATCCCCCACGCCATCCTCATCGACGACTTCATCGTCCGCATCTACGACAACATCCTGCACAAGCCCGTGGAGGAGGATGCCGGTGCCCAGTCCTACGACAGGCGCTGGGTGCGCTGCCGCCGGCCCCTCGTCGTCGTCGGGGGCGAGCTCACGCTGGAGATGCTCGATCTCGTGTACTCGCCCGAGGTCAAGTACTACGAGGCGCCCTTCCAGATGAAGGCCACCAACGGGATGCTCCTCATCGACGACTTCGGCCGTCAGAAGGTGTCACCCAAGGACCTGCTCAACCGGTGGATCGTCCCGCTGGAGAGCGACGTGGACATGCTCACGCTGCACACGGGCAAGAAGGTGCAGGTGCCCTTCGACGTGTTCTCCGCCTTCTCCACCAACCTGGATCCGAGCGCTCTCGTCGACGACGCCTTCCTGCGCCGCGTGCGCTACAAGCTCGAGGTGCAGCGGCCGGACGAGGACTTGTTCCATCAGATCTTCGAGGTGATGTGCCGCAAGCGCGGCGTGGACTACGACGCCGGCGTCGTGCAGTACCTCATCGACACCCACTACACGCCCAACAGCCGTGCCTTCGCGGCGTGCCAGCCGCGCGATCTGTTGGATCAGATGATCGACATGGCGCACTACCAGGGCGAGTCTCCCCGGCTCACCCATGAACTGGTGGATGCCGCGGTGCGCAGCTACTTCGTGCGCTTCGACAAGGACGACTCCACGGCGTCCTGA
- a CDS encoding acyl-CoA dehydrogenase family protein, with protein sequence MSFFQEPPRLGNQYDEDVLLRSYLERVLPPDLKASLEDEFRELGELSGGYFYDFQLRDWQNEPVLTQWNAWGQRVDHIEVTPLWKEAQELTAKRGLVAVAYEQKSGDRSRVHQFALNYLIQPSLDIYSCPLAMTDGAARTLVSLGNKDLVERALPHLTSRDPATFWTSGQWMTERTGGSDVGLTQTVARRDAEGWRLYGTKWFTSATTAQMALALARPEGNGEGGKGLALFYVETRGADGRMNGIQINRLKDKLGTRKVPTAELTLDGARAVPVAGLTDGIRNMASMLNVTRTWNAVASAWMMRRGLALSRDYAKRRVQFGAPLAQKPLHVDTLAGLEAEFHGGFLLAFRAAELLGRMEAGTATEEELLLQRLVTPLAKLTLGRQTVHVASEVVEGFGGAGYVEDTGVPRLLADAQVLSIWEGTTNVLSLDALRAMARGGALEALDVDARRRLAAAKDAGLRPGVVVVEDALGKARAWVMEAMKDPAGVEAGARRFALTLGRAYELALLVEHAQWCLDHGYGPRAMAAARRLTRHGVDLLADTNLEESRLLVE encoded by the coding sequence ATGAGCTTCTTCCAGGAACCGCCCCGGCTGGGCAACCAGTATGACGAGGACGTCTTGCTGCGCAGCTACCTCGAGCGGGTGCTGCCCCCCGACCTGAAGGCCTCGCTCGAGGACGAGTTCCGAGAGCTGGGCGAGCTGTCGGGCGGCTACTTCTACGATTTCCAGCTCAGGGACTGGCAGAACGAGCCCGTGCTGACCCAGTGGAACGCCTGGGGCCAGCGGGTGGACCACATCGAGGTGACCCCCCTGTGGAAGGAAGCCCAGGAGCTGACGGCGAAGCGGGGGCTGGTGGCGGTGGCGTACGAGCAGAAGAGCGGAGACCGCTCGCGCGTGCACCAGTTCGCGCTCAACTACCTCATCCAACCGTCACTGGACATCTACTCGTGCCCGCTGGCGATGACGGACGGGGCGGCGCGCACGCTGGTGTCGCTGGGCAACAAGGATCTGGTGGAGCGCGCCCTGCCCCACCTGACGTCGAGGGATCCGGCGACGTTCTGGACGTCGGGCCAGTGGATGACGGAGCGCACGGGCGGCTCGGACGTGGGGCTGACGCAGACGGTGGCGCGGCGGGACGCCGAGGGGTGGAGGCTGTACGGGACGAAGTGGTTCACCTCGGCGACGACGGCGCAGATGGCGCTGGCGCTGGCGCGGCCCGAGGGCAATGGGGAGGGAGGCAAGGGCCTGGCGCTCTTCTACGTGGAGACGCGGGGGGCGGATGGGCGGATGAACGGGATTCAAATCAACCGGCTGAAGGACAAGCTGGGCACGCGCAAGGTGCCGACGGCGGAGCTGACGCTGGACGGGGCGCGGGCGGTGCCGGTGGCGGGGCTGACGGACGGCATCCGCAACATGGCGTCGATGCTGAACGTGACACGCACGTGGAACGCCGTGGCGTCCGCGTGGATGATGCGGCGGGGGCTGGCGCTGTCGCGCGACTACGCGAAGCGGCGGGTGCAGTTCGGCGCGCCGCTGGCCCAGAAGCCGTTGCACGTGGACACGCTGGCGGGGCTGGAGGCGGAGTTCCACGGGGGCTTCCTGCTGGCGTTCCGGGCGGCGGAGCTGCTGGGCAGGATGGAGGCGGGCACGGCGACGGAGGAGGAGCTGCTCCTGCAGCGGCTGGTGACGCCGCTGGCGAAGCTGACGCTGGGGCGGCAGACGGTGCACGTGGCGTCGGAGGTGGTGGAGGGGTTTGGCGGCGCGGGGTACGTGGAGGACACGGGCGTGCCGCGGCTCTTGGCGGACGCGCAGGTGTTGTCCATCTGGGAGGGGACGACGAACGTGCTCTCGCTGGACGCGCTGCGGGCGATGGCCAGGGGGGGCGCGCTGGAGGCGCTGGACGTGGACGCGCGGCGGCGGCTGGCGGCGGCGAAGGACGCGGGACTGCGGCCGGGCGTGGTGGTGGTGGAGGACGCGCTCGGCAAGGCGCGGGCGTGGGTGATGGAGGCGATGAAGGACCCGGCGGGCGTGGAGGCGGGAGCGCGGCGGTTCGCGCTGACGCTGGGCCGCGCCTACGAGCTGGCGCTGCTGGTGGAGCACGCGCAGTGGTGCCTGGACCACGGATACGGCCCGAGGGCGATGGCGGCGGCGCGGCGGCTCACGCGCCATGGCGTGGATTTGCTCGCCGACACGAACCTGGAGGAGTCCCGGCTGCTCGTGGAGTAG